AACGGCACCACGGCCATGACCGGGCACCAGCCCAACCCCGGCATGGTGCAGGAGATGCTCGGCTCCATGAGCCAGCACATGGATATTGAAGCCATTGTGCGCGCCATGGGCGTTACCCAGTGCACCAAGGTGCGCTCCTTCAACGTCAAGGCCGTCACCAAGGCGCTGGAAGAAATGAAAGCCCAGAGCGGTGTGCGCGTGCTGATTACCGAAGAGCCTTGCGTGCTGTATGCCCGCCGTCAGCTCAAAAAGGCCCAACCCCAGGTGGCCGAAGTGGCCCAGCAGGGACCGGAAGCCATGCGCTGCCTTGAGCAGCTGGCCTGCCCCGCCTTTTACCGCGAGGGCGACAATCTTGCTGTGGACGCCACGCTCTGCACGGGCTGCATGGTCTGTTTGCAGGTTGCCCCCACGGCCTTCAAGGCGCGGAAGCGGTAGGGAGATATTATGAAGACACAAGAAATGCAGAAGCGGATGCGTATATTCTTTACCGGCGTGGGCGGTCAGGGAACCCTGACGGCCACAACCCTGCTGGCCCGTACGGCTCTGGAAGCCGGACTGGATGTGGTGGCTGGCGAAGTGCACGGCATGGCCCAGCGCGGCGGCGTGGTGGAATCTGTCATGCTGCTTGGCGGCTGGCGTTCCCCCAAGCTGGATTACGGCGAAGCCGATGTGCTGCTTGGCTTTGAACCCCTGGAAACCCTGCGCGCCCTGCCCTATTTGCAGCCCGGCGGCGCAATCTTTTCCAGCAGCGATGCATTGCCGCCCCTCAGCGTTTCGCTGGGCAAGGCAGTGTACCCCGACATGCCGCACATTATGGAAAAGGCCCGTCAGGTTGCGGGGCAGTGCCACTTTGTGCCCTGCCGCGAGCTTGGCATAAAGGCAGGTTCCGTGCAGAGCGGCAACACAGTGCTCCTGAGCGTGGTCTGTTCTTCTGGCGTGCTGCCCTTTGGCGTGGACGCGCTGGAAGCCGCCATCAAAAAATTCCTGCCCGCGAAATTGCAGGAATCCAACCTCAAGGCGCTGGAACTGGGCAAGGCCTACGTGAATAAATAGCGCCTTGCGAGCAGGCCCGCCCCTGCTGCGGCGCCTGAGCGTGACCCATTATAAACGCAAGAAGCCCCTTCATTGAAGGGGCTTCTTTTTTGCGGCAGGGATTTCTGCCTTAGCAGTTCTGCATCTGCTCAATGAGGCCTTCAAGATTTTGGGCTTGGGCAGAAAGCCCCGCCACGGCACGCGAGGCCGCGCTCATGGCAACAGCAGTTTGCCGCGAAAGGCTGGTAACATCACCAATGGTGCGGTTGATCTGGTCAGTGGCCACAGCCTGCTGCTCGCTGGCGGTGGCAATTGCGCTGACCTGATTGGCGGTTTCTTCCACAGTTCCCACAATGCCTTCCAGCGCCTGGCCTGACTGCTGGGCAGCTTCGGTTGCCAGCGAAATTCCCTTTACAGCCTCCTCCACCGAGGCAGCGCTGTGGGCCACGCTTTGCTGAATGGCCTTGATGGCAGTATCCACATCGTGGGTGGAAGCCATTGTTTTTTCCGCCAGTTTGCGCACTTCGTCCGCCACCACGGCAAAACCGCGCCCGGC
This portion of the Desulfovibrio desulfuricans genome encodes:
- a CDS encoding indolepyruvate oxidoreductase subunit beta → MKTQEMQKRMRIFFTGVGGQGTLTATTLLARTALEAGLDVVAGEVHGMAQRGGVVESVMLLGGWRSPKLDYGEADVLLGFEPLETLRALPYLQPGGAIFSSSDALPPLSVSLGKAVYPDMPHIMEKARQVAGQCHFVPCRELGIKAGSVQSGNTVLLSVVCSSGVLPFGVDALEAAIKKFLPAKLQESNLKALELGKAYVNK